The Sphingomonas alpina genome has a segment encoding these proteins:
- a CDS encoding serine/threonine-protein kinase — translation MTAPPGGEDEDPRTVFVPPTAKLPEDDSERTVFEPGAALHPKSIKVGDVLNHMFAVRRFIARGGMGEVFEGANVITDERVAIKVMLPALASDPNVIALFRREARTLTRLHHQAVVQYRVLAQEPELGVLYIVTEYIDGTNLSDMLGSLAPTPEALGALLRRLASGLAAAHTLGAIHRDISPDNVLLGGGELAQARIIDFGIAKDLDPGTATIVGDGFAGKLGYVAPEQLGDYGRELGPWTDVYSLGLLILAVARGRDLGLGGSLVDAVDKRRAGLDLSAVPAKLRPIVDQMTRPKPSERYPTMAAVLAALDKAEVPREPALDTSRNWKIGAGIAAAALLALAGWFVLGGYGTDRTGPGRGTLRNTADPITRAGDAINAALPSVSCTWLRVVSLTNAADGAHVALTGVAGSPAAALTEINRALKTQDISGADIDFSQVAPINQSGCAALDAYRQIRAPSGNRLSVPQRKFEMRTQPRDSAYPGSIAANAVIGISLADPSRDLALVGLEPSGKIDMLVPSRAAFIEQLKSSQKGVPVTDLGGDRYRLQIDLDHAGWSGLLLISGKGPFDPAVVAPPLGARGADWRDRLVAIAAERGWEADMIWFRSVDEVKD, via the coding sequence ATGACCGCACCACCGGGCGGCGAAGACGAGGATCCGCGGACGGTATTCGTGCCGCCCACGGCCAAACTGCCGGAGGACGACAGCGAGCGTACGGTTTTCGAACCTGGCGCCGCGCTCCACCCCAAAAGTATCAAGGTCGGCGATGTGCTGAACCACATGTTCGCCGTGCGGCGCTTCATCGCGCGCGGTGGCATGGGCGAAGTGTTCGAAGGCGCCAATGTGATCACCGACGAACGCGTTGCGATCAAGGTGATGCTGCCCGCGCTTGCCAGCGATCCCAACGTGATCGCGCTGTTTCGCCGCGAAGCGCGCACATTGACCCGCCTCCACCATCAGGCAGTCGTCCAATATCGCGTGCTGGCACAGGAGCCCGAGCTTGGCGTCCTCTATATCGTCACCGAATATATCGACGGAACGAATCTGTCGGACATGCTGGGCTCGCTTGCCCCGACCCCGGAGGCACTTGGGGCGCTGCTGCGGCGTCTAGCTTCCGGGTTGGCCGCCGCGCATACTCTGGGCGCGATCCACCGCGATATCTCGCCCGACAATGTGCTGCTTGGCGGCGGCGAACTCGCACAGGCGCGGATCATCGATTTCGGTATCGCCAAGGACCTGGACCCCGGCACGGCGACGATCGTGGGTGACGGCTTCGCCGGCAAGCTCGGCTATGTCGCCCCCGAACAACTGGGCGATTACGGCCGCGAACTGGGGCCCTGGACCGACGTCTACAGCCTTGGCCTGCTGATTCTGGCGGTGGCACGCGGGCGAGATCTCGGACTGGGAGGATCGCTGGTCGATGCGGTCGACAAACGCCGGGCGGGGCTGGATCTGTCCGCGGTGCCCGCAAAGCTCAGGCCCATCGTTGATCAAATGACCCGCCCGAAGCCGTCCGAACGCTATCCGACAATGGCAGCGGTGCTCGCAGCGCTCGACAAGGCCGAAGTGCCGCGCGAGCCGGCGCTCGACACGTCCCGCAACTGGAAGATCGGGGCCGGCATCGCAGCAGCCGCACTGCTCGCACTGGCCGGCTGGTTCGTCCTGGGCGGTTACGGCACTGATCGGACGGGGCCGGGCCGGGGCACTCTTCGCAATACCGCCGATCCCATTACGCGCGCCGGCGATGCCATCAACGCCGCATTGCCATCGGTCAGTTGCACCTGGCTCCGCGTGGTGAGTTTGACCAACGCCGCCGACGGTGCCCATGTGGCGTTGACGGGCGTCGCGGGCAGCCCCGCGGCAGCGTTGACCGAGATCAACCGCGCATTGAAGACGCAGGATATCTCCGGCGCGGACATCGATTTTTCGCAAGTTGCGCCGATCAACCAGTCGGGCTGCGCCGCACTCGACGCCTATCGCCAGATCCGCGCGCCTTCAGGCAACCGCCTGTCGGTACCGCAGCGCAAGTTCGAGATGCGCACTCAGCCGCGCGACTCCGCCTATCCCGGCTCGATCGCCGCCAATGCGGTGATCGGCATTTCGCTGGCGGATCCGAGCCGGGACCTGGCGCTGGTCGGGCTCGAGCCGTCGGGCAAGATCGACATGCTCGTACCGAGCAGAGCTGCCTTTATCGAACAGTTGAAATCCTCGCAAAAGGGCGTTCCGGTCACCGATCTCGGGGGTGACCGCTACCGTCTGCAGATCGATCTCGACCATGCGGGCTGGTCGGGATTGCTGCTGATCAGCGGCAAGGGGCCGTTCGATCCGGCCGTCGTCGCACCGCCGCTCGGGGCACGCGGCGCCGACTGGCGCGACCGGCTGGTCGCGATCGCCGCCGAGCGCGGCTGGGAAGCCGATATGATCTGGTTCAGGTCGGTCGATGAGGTGAAGGACTGA